One Thiocapsa sp. genomic window carries:
- a CDS encoding SPOR domain-containing protein, whose translation MSKDYRRASLARATPRRGKQGSSCLWSFLLGGMLGAFGVGLYWTQNPDAMQTPPAALPAKVERPAAAPPSFEFPNLLRDTEVDIAPPPPPPPAAPRPEPRTAVEPRTAVESVQPAAVTAPAVPTSTTGKGFLVQVGSFKRASDAERLKAELALLGISSRVEVATIPSGETFHRVRTGPYADQAALDKVRGLLKRNGKDAMTIPIK comes from the coding sequence ATGAGCAAGGATTATCGGCGGGCCAGCCTCGCGCGGGCGACGCCGCGGCGCGGCAAACAGGGTTCTTCCTGTCTGTGGTCGTTCCTGCTCGGGGGCATGCTGGGCGCCTTCGGAGTCGGTCTCTATTGGACCCAGAACCCGGACGCGATGCAGACACCGCCCGCGGCTTTGCCGGCCAAGGTGGAGCGGCCGGCGGCGGCGCCTCCGAGCTTCGAGTTTCCCAACCTGTTGCGCGATACCGAGGTCGATATCGCGCCCCCGCCACCACCCCCACCCGCAGCCCCGCGTCCCGAGCCGCGAACCGCGGTCGAGCCACGGACCGCGGTCGAGTCGGTGCAGCCCGCGGCGGTCACGGCCCCGGCAGTGCCGACCTCGACGACCGGCAAGGGCTTCCTGGTTCAGGTCGGATCCTTCAAGCGTGCGAGCGATGCCGAGCGACTCAAGGCGGAGCTTGCACTCCTCGGCATCTCCAGTCGGGTGGAGGTGGCGACCATCCCGAGCGGGGAGACCTTTCATCGTGTCCGCACCGGCCCCTATGCCGATCAGGCCGCCCTCGACAAGGTGCGCGGTCTGCTCAAACGCAACGGCA
- the argS gene encoding arginine--tRNA ligase: MKQAITDLIRTALASLVEAPAGDAAELPEPQVDRTKDTSHGDFASNIALVLAKRLGAKPREIAQRLVDALPASSLIARVEIAGPGFINFFLAEDAYRRLIPEILSAGPAFGLSRIGAGRRVQVEFVSANPTGPLHVGHGRGAAYGAVVADLLAAVGFDVHREYYVNDAGRQMDILASSVWLRYLELCGEELTFPSNGYKGDYVWDIAATLHREHGDAYRVDADTVFAGLPPDALPDGQDGGDKEAHIDGVIAAAKRLLGDNRYRYVFELGLNVILDDIRDDLAGFGVEYQEWYSERTLAESGAVTRAIERLREAGHVYVQNGALWFRSSAFGDEKDRVVVRENGQSTYFASDIAYHMDKLERGFERVIDIWGADHHGYVPRVKAALQAMGDDVERLEVLLVQFAILYRGGEKAQMSTRSGEFVTLRQLRKEVGRDAARFFYVMRRCEQHLDFDLDLAKSESSDNPVYYVQYAHARVCSVLRQAAEKGMPVEPSTGVENLERLTESHELALQRTLARYPEVVEAAALKAEPHLLTHYLRELANELHTYYNAHQFLVGDAALRDARIKLILAVREVLRNGLGLLGVSAPEAM; the protein is encoded by the coding sequence ATGAAACAGGCCATCACCGATTTGATCCGCACGGCCCTCGCGAGCCTCGTCGAGGCGCCGGCGGGCGACGCCGCCGAGTTGCCCGAGCCCCAAGTGGACCGGACCAAGGACACCTCTCACGGCGACTTCGCGAGCAACATCGCGTTGGTGCTCGCCAAGCGTCTCGGCGCCAAGCCGCGCGAGATCGCGCAACGTCTTGTGGATGCCTTGCCCGCCTCCTCGCTGATCGCGCGCGTGGAGATCGCCGGCCCCGGCTTCATCAACTTCTTCCTGGCCGAGGACGCCTATCGCCGTCTGATCCCCGAGATCCTGAGCGCGGGCCCCGCCTTCGGGCTCAGCCGAATCGGCGCCGGGCGCCGCGTGCAGGTGGAGTTCGTCTCGGCCAATCCGACCGGACCCCTGCATGTGGGGCACGGCCGCGGGGCCGCCTACGGCGCGGTCGTCGCCGATCTGCTCGCGGCGGTCGGGTTCGACGTGCATCGCGAGTATTACGTCAACGACGCCGGGCGACAGATGGACATCCTCGCCAGCTCCGTCTGGCTGAGATATCTCGAGCTGTGCGGCGAGGAGCTGACCTTCCCGAGCAACGGCTACAAGGGGGACTATGTCTGGGACATCGCCGCGACGCTGCATCGCGAGCACGGCGATGCCTATCGGGTGGATGCCGACACGGTCTTTGCCGGCCTGCCGCCCGATGCGCTGCCCGACGGACAGGACGGCGGCGATAAGGAGGCCCATATCGACGGGGTCATCGCCGCGGCGAAACGGCTGCTCGGCGACAACCGCTACCGCTATGTCTTCGAGCTGGGGCTGAACGTCATCCTCGACGACATCCGCGATGACCTTGCCGGTTTTGGCGTCGAGTATCAGGAGTGGTATTCGGAGCGCACGCTCGCCGAGAGCGGCGCGGTCACCCGGGCGATCGAGCGCCTGCGCGAGGCCGGTCACGTCTACGTGCAAAACGGCGCACTCTGGTTCCGCTCCAGCGCCTTCGGCGACGAGAAGGATCGGGTGGTGGTGCGCGAGAACGGTCAGAGCACCTACTTTGCGTCCGACATCGCCTATCACATGGACAAGCTCGAGCGCGGCTTCGAGCGCGTCATCGACATCTGGGGCGCGGATCACCACGGCTATGTCCCGCGTGTGAAGGCGGCGCTCCAGGCGATGGGCGACGATGTCGAGCGCCTCGAGGTGCTCTTGGTGCAGTTCGCGATCCTCTATCGCGGCGGCGAGAAGGCGCAGATGTCGACGCGCTCGGGCGAGTTCGTGACCCTGCGTCAGTTGCGCAAGGAGGTCGGGCGCGATGCCGCGCGCTTCTTCTACGTCATGCGCCGTTGCGAGCAGCATCTGGATTTCGACCTGGATCTGGCCAAGTCCGAGTCCTCCGACAACCCGGTCTATTACGTCCAATACGCCCACGCCCGCGTATGCAGCGTCTTGCGGCAGGCCGCGGAGAAGGGCATGCCGGTGGAGCCGAGCACGGGGGTGGAGAATCTGGAGCGCTTGACCGAGTCGCACGAGCTGGCGCTGCAACGCACCCTGGCGCGTTATCCCGAGGTGGTCGAGGCGGCGGCGCTCAAGGCCGAGCCGCATCTGCTGACCCATTATTTGCGCGAGCTGGCGAACGAGCTGCACACCTACTACAACGCTCACCAGTTCCTGGTCGGTGACGCGGCCCTGCGCGATGCACGCATCAAGCTGATCCTGGCGGTACGCGAGGTGCTGCGCAACGGGTTGGGTCTGCTCGGCGTCTCCGCCCCGGAGGCCATGTGA
- the ureC gene encoding urease subunit alpha, translating to MSTISRAAYASMYGPTVGDRVRLGDTELFIQVEEDRTCYGDEVTFGGGKVIRDGMGQCQRQADEVVDLVITNALILDHWGIVKADIGIKKGRIVGIGKAGNPDTQAGVDILIGPGTEVIAGEGQIITAGGIDAHIHFICPQQIEEALMSGVTTMLGGGTGPATGTNATTCTPGPWNIRRMLQAAEALPVNLGFLGKGNGSLPNALEEQVRAGAMGLKLHEDWGTTPAAIDCCLGVAEKMDVQVAIHTDTLNESGFVEDTIAAFKDRCIHTYHTEGAGGGHAPDIIKAAGLPNVLPSSTNPTRPYTVNTVDEHLDMLMVCHHLSPSIPEDVAFAESRIRRETIAAEDILHDLGAFSMIASDSQAMGRVGEVICRTWQTAHKMKVQRGSLPGDPAEHDNFRAKRYIAKYTINPAITHGIAHEVGSVEVGKLADLVLWRPAFFGAKPSLIIKGGLIAAAAMGDPNASIPTPQPVHYRPMFGAFGGALSATCMTFLSQWALEAGEPQRLDLKRLVGVTRDSRLVRKSNMIHNDYQPTIEVDPQTYQVRADGQLLTCEPAGVLPLAQRYFLF from the coding sequence ATGAGTACGATCAGCAGGGCGGCCTATGCCTCCATGTACGGCCCGACCGTCGGGGATCGGGTGCGTCTGGGCGACACCGAGCTCTTCATCCAGGTCGAGGAGGATCGCACCTGTTACGGCGACGAAGTGACGTTCGGCGGCGGCAAGGTCATCCGCGACGGGATGGGTCAGTGCCAGCGCCAGGCCGACGAGGTGGTGGATCTGGTCATCACCAATGCCCTGATCCTGGATCATTGGGGCATCGTCAAAGCCGATATCGGCATCAAGAAGGGCCGTATCGTCGGGATCGGCAAGGCCGGCAATCCGGACACCCAGGCCGGCGTGGACATCCTGATCGGGCCGGGAACCGAGGTCATTGCCGGCGAGGGTCAGATCATCACAGCCGGCGGCATCGACGCCCATATCCACTTCATCTGCCCGCAGCAGATCGAAGAGGCGCTGATGTCCGGCGTCACCACCATGCTGGGCGGCGGTACCGGGCCGGCGACCGGCACCAATGCCACGACCTGTACGCCCGGGCCCTGGAATATCCGGCGGATGCTCCAGGCCGCCGAGGCCCTGCCGGTCAACCTCGGGTTCCTCGGCAAAGGCAACGGCAGTCTGCCGAATGCCTTGGAGGAGCAGGTGCGTGCCGGCGCCATGGGGCTCAAACTACACGAGGATTGGGGCACGACACCGGCCGCGATCGACTGTTGTCTGGGGGTTGCCGAGAAGATGGACGTGCAGGTCGCGATCCACACCGACACGCTCAACGAGTCCGGCTTCGTCGAGGACACCATCGCCGCCTTCAAGGACCGCTGCATCCACACCTATCACACCGAGGGCGCGGGCGGCGGCCATGCCCCGGACATCATCAAGGCCGCGGGCCTGCCGAACGTGCTGCCGTCCTCGACCAATCCGACCCGACCCTACACGGTCAATACGGTCGACGAGCATCTGGACATGCTGATGGTCTGCCATCACCTGTCCCCGTCGATCCCGGAAGACGTCGCCTTTGCCGAGTCGCGCATCCGTCGGGAAACCATCGCGGCCGAGGACATCCTGCACGATCTGGGCGCTTTCTCGATGATCGCCTCGGACTCCCAGGCGATGGGCCGCGTCGGCGAGGTCATCTGCCGCACCTGGCAAACCGCGCATAAGATGAAGGTCCAGCGTGGCTCGCTGCCCGGCGATCCGGCCGAGCACGACAACTTCCGCGCCAAACGCTACATCGCCAAATACACCATCAACCCGGCGATCACCCACGGCATCGCGCATGAGGTCGGCTCGGTGGAGGTCGGCAAGCTCGCGGATCTGGTGCTCTGGCGGCCCGCCTTCTTCGGGGCCAAACCCAGTCTCATCATCAAGGGCGGTCTGATTGCGGCGGCCGCGATGGGCGATCCCAACGCCTCCATCCCCACACCCCAGCCGGTCCACTATCGACCCATGTTCGGTGCCTTCGGCGGTGCCTTGAGCGCCACCTGTATGACGTTCCTCTCGCAATGGGCCTTGGAGGCCGGCGAGCCGCAGCGTCTGGACCTCAAGCGCCTGGTCGGGGTCACCCGCGACAGTCGACTGGTGCGCAAGTCCAACATGATCCACAACGACTATCAGCCGACCATCGAGGTGGACCCGCAGACCTACCAGGTCCGGGCCGACGGCCAGCTGTTGACCTGCGAGCCTGCCGGGGTGCTGCCGCTCGCTCAGCGGTATTTTTTGTTCTGA
- a CDS encoding urease subunit beta codes for MIPGEIITVPGDIELNAGRPGLTIKVANTGDRPIQVGSHYHFYETNAALAFDREQTRGRRLDIPAGTAVRFEPGQSRTVTLVPYAGDRVVYGFNARVMGALDGDQP; via the coding sequence ATGATTCCAGGTGAGATCATCACGGTTCCGGGCGACATCGAGCTGAACGCCGGCCGGCCCGGACTGACCATCAAGGTCGCCAATACCGGTGACCGTCCGATCCAGGTCGGCTCGCACTACCACTTCTACGAGACCAACGCCGCACTCGCCTTCGATCGGGAGCAGACCCGCGGTCGGCGGCTCGACATCCCCGCCGGTACCGCCGTGCGCTTCGAGCCCGGTCAGTCCCGCACCGTGACCCTGGTACCCTATGCCGGCGACCGCGTCGTCTACGGCTTCAACGCCCGGGTGATGGGCGCGCTCGACGGAGATCAGCCATGA
- the ureA gene encoding urease subunit gamma → MDLSPREKDKLLLFTAGLLAERRKARGVRLNYPEAIAYISCAILEGARDGRTVAELMDYGRTLLTREDVMDGIPEMIDDIQVEATFPDGTKLVTVHDPIG, encoded by the coding sequence AAGCTGCTGCTCTTCACGGCGGGCCTGCTCGCCGAGCGCCGCAAGGCGAGGGGCGTGCGGCTGAACTATCCCGAGGCGATCGCCTACATCAGCTGTGCGATCCTCGAGGGCGCGCGCGACGGCCGCACCGTGGCCGAGTTGATGGATTACGGGCGCACCCTCTTGACCCGCGAGGATGTCATGGACGGTATCCCCGAGATGATCGACGACATCCAGGTGGAAGCGACCTTCCCGGACGGGACCAAGCTGGTCACGGTCCACGATCCGATCGGCTGA